A stretch of Streptomyces vietnamensis DNA encodes these proteins:
- the lanL gene encoding class IV lanthionine synthetase LanL, producing the protein MSSPTTNPDPAGPRRSRTESAADRALLTDIVHAVIARSAPEAECSDWSVEPGEFWCHVVPGGAVARAQGWKLHVPATPLSAPLVLARSAEVLVAHRAAFKFAGTPAKAAALVSGRFARGGGGKFLTVYPADDEQFRRLAEELHRATEGLPGPAVLSDRRYRPGSQVFYRYGVFKGVRELTPDGSFAARLTDPEGRPVADERNAWFSPPAWAGDPFPDRPAAPARSTATARPVLLGDRFLVRGAIQHSNKGGVFRAEDTRTGAQVVVKQARPHVGAGLEGLDVRDLLRREAALLERFGRVRPDRVPEPVEVFEQQGSVFLATASVPGATLRRTVAERLARDGGGRPDDRTADSLVRQLVELVATAHELGVTLHDFNPNNVMVTPDGRLVLIDLEMAAGEGERWVLGATPGYTAPELRAADQVAPALPPSVDLYALGATVLHALSGADPLFAEDLPRETARPDERRLADLVDLLARDHPLVRRFSPLIRGLMRDAPEDRWTLDRAREFLDGGRGGDGAPGEHPDAGRAPGARPDAAATRARLLHDGIAHLLATMRPHDPERLWVSDSFGETCDPVAVQHGSAGGVALLARALDHWDAGLSTSVNGAVTRDALAEGLRSAARWTAERQETLPSALPGLHFGRAGTAWALLDAARALDDTALTDRAVALALGLPLHGPNPDVCHGVAGSGLAQLHFWRTTGDPRFLDRAAETADGLLDAARRTPEGVFWPVPEDYGSALAGAWHYGFAHGVAGVGTFLLLAAEATGEERFLTAATEAGATLVTAARSGPAGTLWPVDRARHLSDSPELARHWCSGSSGVGTFLVRLWAATGTSDEALRELVDGAALAVRAGRATDSPATCHGLAGNAEFLLDAAERTGDESHRAAAELLVEHLAAQAVLRDGRLLVPDENRRTVLAEYATGLAGSLSLLLRMRCGGPRAWLPEGRPAHP; encoded by the coding sequence GTGTCGTCACCCACCACGAATCCCGACCCGGCCGGCCCCCGGCGGTCGCGCACCGAAAGCGCCGCGGACCGGGCCCTGTTGACCGACATCGTGCACGCCGTGATCGCCCGGAGCGCACCCGAGGCCGAGTGCTCGGACTGGAGCGTCGAACCAGGTGAGTTCTGGTGCCACGTCGTGCCCGGCGGGGCCGTCGCGCGGGCCCAGGGCTGGAAGCTCCACGTCCCGGCCACCCCGCTCTCGGCGCCCCTGGTCCTGGCCCGGTCCGCCGAGGTGCTCGTGGCCCACCGCGCGGCCTTCAAGTTCGCCGGGACTCCGGCCAAGGCGGCCGCGCTGGTGTCCGGGCGCTTCGCGCGCGGCGGGGGCGGCAAGTTCCTGACCGTGTACCCGGCCGACGACGAGCAGTTCCGGCGGCTCGCCGAGGAACTCCACCGGGCCACCGAGGGCCTGCCCGGCCCCGCCGTCCTCTCCGACCGGCGCTACCGCCCCGGCAGCCAGGTCTTCTACCGGTACGGAGTGTTCAAGGGCGTCCGGGAACTGACGCCCGACGGCTCCTTCGCCGCCCGTCTCACCGACCCCGAGGGCCGGCCGGTCGCCGACGAGCGCAACGCCTGGTTCAGCCCGCCGGCCTGGGCCGGAGACCCGTTCCCCGACCGTCCCGCCGCACCCGCCCGCAGCACGGCCACGGCCAGGCCCGTCCTTCTCGGCGACCGCTTCCTCGTACGGGGCGCGATCCAGCACTCCAACAAGGGCGGGGTGTTCCGGGCCGAGGACACCCGCACCGGCGCGCAGGTCGTCGTCAAGCAGGCACGGCCCCACGTGGGCGCCGGCCTCGAAGGCCTCGACGTCCGGGACCTGTTGCGCCGCGAGGCCGCGCTGCTCGAACGGTTCGGGCGGGTGCGCCCCGACCGGGTCCCCGAGCCGGTCGAGGTGTTCGAGCAGCAGGGCAGCGTGTTCCTGGCCACCGCGTCGGTCCCCGGGGCGACGCTCCGGCGCACCGTCGCCGAGCGCCTCGCACGGGACGGCGGCGGCCGCCCCGACGACCGTACGGCCGACTCCCTGGTCCGGCAGCTCGTCGAGCTCGTCGCCACCGCCCATGAACTCGGCGTCACCCTGCACGACTTCAACCCCAACAACGTCATGGTCACCCCGGACGGACGGCTCGTCCTCATCGACCTGGAGATGGCGGCCGGGGAAGGGGAACGGTGGGTGCTCGGCGCCACCCCCGGCTACACCGCCCCCGAGCTGCGCGCCGCCGACCAGGTGGCCCCCGCCCTGCCGCCGAGCGTCGACCTGTACGCCCTCGGCGCCACCGTCCTGCACGCCCTGAGCGGCGCCGACCCGCTCTTCGCGGAGGACCTCCCGCGGGAGACGGCCCGACCGGACGAACGGCGCCTGGCGGACCTCGTGGACCTCCTGGCCCGCGACCACCCGCTCGTACGACGCTTCTCGCCGCTGATCCGGGGGCTGATGCGGGACGCACCCGAAGACCGCTGGACCCTGGACCGGGCACGGGAGTTCCTCGACGGAGGCCGAGGAGGCGACGGGGCTCCGGGGGAACACCCGGACGCGGGCCGGGCCCCCGGGGCACGCCCGGACGCGGCGGCCACGCGCGCGCGTCTCCTGCACGACGGCATCGCCCACCTGTTGGCCACGATGCGACCGCACGACCCCGAACGGCTGTGGGTCTCGGACTCGTTCGGCGAGACCTGCGACCCGGTGGCCGTGCAGCACGGCTCGGCCGGCGGCGTCGCCCTCCTCGCCCGGGCACTGGACCACTGGGACGCGGGGCTCTCCACCTCCGTGAACGGTGCCGTGACCCGTGACGCACTCGCCGAAGGCCTCCGCTCCGCCGCCCGCTGGACGGCGGAACGACAGGAGACGCTGCCGAGCGCGCTCCCGGGGCTGCACTTCGGGCGTGCGGGCACGGCCTGGGCCCTGCTCGACGCCGCCCGGGCCCTGGACGACACGGCCCTGACGGACCGGGCCGTCGCCCTTGCCCTCGGTCTGCCCCTGCACGGGCCCAACCCGGACGTCTGCCACGGCGTGGCCGGCTCCGGCCTCGCACAGCTGCACTTCTGGCGCACCACCGGGGACCCGCGGTTCCTGGACCGCGCCGCCGAGACCGCGGACGGACTGCTCGACGCGGCGCGGCGCACCCCCGAAGGGGTCTTCTGGCCGGTGCCGGAGGACTACGGGTCGGCGCTGGCCGGAGCCTGGCACTACGGCTTCGCGCACGGCGTGGCCGGGGTCGGCACGTTCCTCCTGCTCGCGGCGGAGGCCACCGGGGAGGAACGGTTCCTCACCGCGGCCACCGAGGCGGGGGCCACCCTCGTGACCGCCGCCCGCAGCGGACCGGCGGGGACGCTGTGGCCCGTCGACCGGGCCCGCCACCTCTCCGACTCCCCGGAGCTCGCCCGGCACTGGTGCAGCGGCTCCTCCGGCGTCGGCACCTTCCTGGTCCGGCTCTGGGCGGCGACCGGCACGTCCGACGAGGCCCTGCGCGAGCTGGTGGACGGCGCGGCGCTCGCGGTGCGGGCGGGCAGGGCGACCGACTCGCCGGCCACCTGCCACGGGCTCGCGGGGAACGCCGAGTTCCTCCTCGACGCCGCCGAACGGACCGGCGACGAGAGCCACCGCGCCGCCGCCGAACTCCTCGTCGAGCACCTGGCCGCGCAGGCCGTCCTGCGCGACGGACGTCTCCTGGTGCCCGACGAGAACCGCAGGACCGTCCTCGCCGAGTACGCCACCGGCCTCGCCGGGAGCCTCTCCCTGCTGCTGCGCATGCGGTGCGGAGGCCCGCGGGCCTGGCTGCCCGAGGGCAGGCCGGCCCACCCCTGA
- a CDS encoding DUF190 domain-containing protein, translating into MTRLTGRALRVTVFVGESDLWHHKPLYTQIVRRAREAGLAGASVFRGIEGFGASSLIHTQRLLSLSEDLPVAVVIVDTEQKIRAFLPRLDEMVDEGLVILDDCEVVRHVGREKAA; encoded by the coding sequence ATGACCAGGCTGACGGGCAGGGCCCTGCGGGTGACGGTCTTCGTGGGAGAGAGCGATCTGTGGCACCACAAGCCGCTCTACACCCAGATCGTCCGCCGGGCGCGCGAGGCGGGCCTCGCCGGCGCGAGCGTGTTCCGCGGCATCGAGGGCTTCGGCGCCTCCTCCCTGATCCACACCCAGCGGCTCCTCTCGCTGAGCGAGGACCTCCCCGTGGCCGTGGTCATCGTCGACACCGAGCAGAAGATCCGCGCCTTCCTGCCCCGGCTCGACGAGATGGTCGACGAGGGCCTGGTGATCCTCGACGACTGCGAGGTCGTCCGCCACGTCGGCCGGGAGAAGGCCGCCTGA
- a CDS encoding class I SAM-dependent methyltransferase — MREAAPEPYWNTNVARHAGILRAVPEGCGDALDIGCGDGLLARKLTARARHVTGIDLSPDMIARARGSSDGRPEPAFVEGDFLTADLPAEGYDFICSVTTVHHMDLGAALNRMRELLRPGGTLVVVGLARDAGVADWTARIAAAPVVRITKVLRGARDPEGMPVAEPRTSYGEVRAVARGLLPGVRYRRHVLRRYSLTWEKPVTRA; from the coding sequence ATGCGCGAGGCCGCCCCCGAGCCGTACTGGAACACCAACGTCGCCCGGCACGCGGGCATCCTGCGGGCCGTCCCGGAGGGCTGCGGCGATGCCCTGGACATCGGCTGCGGCGACGGCCTGCTCGCGCGGAAACTCACCGCACGGGCACGGCACGTCACCGGGATCGACCTGTCCCCGGACATGATCGCCCGCGCCCGCGGGTCCTCCGACGGCCGTCCGGAACCCGCCTTCGTGGAAGGCGACTTCCTGACCGCGGACCTACCCGCCGAGGGCTACGACTTCATCTGCTCGGTGACCACCGTCCATCACATGGACCTCGGGGCCGCCCTGAACCGCATGCGTGAACTGCTGCGTCCCGGCGGCACGTTGGTGGTGGTCGGCCTGGCCCGTGACGCGGGCGTCGCCGACTGGACGGCGAGGATCGCCGCCGCCCCGGTCGTCCGGATCACCAAGGTGCTGCGCGGCGCGCGCGATCCGGAGGGCATGCCCGTCGCCGAGCCGCGGACGAGCTACGGAGAAGTGCGCGCCGTGGCGCGAGGACTGCTCCCCGGCGTGCGGTATCGCCGGCACGTGCTTCGCCGGTACTCCCTGACCTGGGAAAAGCCCGTCACGAGGGCGTGA
- a CDS encoding nitric oxide synthase oxygenase yields the protein MGAGGVTLVFSLGRRRKAATVSACPFTPAPVPPPGGWAVPPHTHASPVTDRREAESFVRQFHHEQPDAGDVERRVREVLADIDRTGTYAHTPDELSFGARVAWRNAARCIGRLYWRSLVVRDLRDVTAADDIAAHCFEHLRLAGNGGRIRPVISVFAPDRPGRPAPRIVNDQLVRYAGHRTPEDRWIGDPRGAASTARARGLGWKRDEDPFQVLPLMVEERPGALPEWYEVPEGSVMEVPLRHPDHGWFAELGLRWYAVPAISDMTLEIGGVRYPAAPFNGWYMGTEIGARNLADAERYDLLPVVADRLGLDRSSERTLWRDRALVELNVAVLHSFQRAGVTMADHHTESERFLRHIAQESRHGRPVPADWSWIVPPVSGSTTPVFHRYYDPVDTSLRPAFLARGR from the coding sequence ATGGGGGCGGGAGGAGTCACCTTGGTCTTCAGTCTGGGGCGCCGCCGCAAGGCCGCCACCGTCAGCGCCTGTCCGTTCACGCCCGCGCCCGTACCCCCGCCCGGCGGGTGGGCCGTACCACCGCACACACACGCGTCTCCCGTGACGGACCGTCGGGAGGCGGAGAGCTTCGTCCGGCAGTTCCACCACGAGCAGCCCGACGCCGGGGACGTGGAGCGCCGGGTCCGGGAGGTGCTCGCCGACATCGACCGGACCGGTACGTACGCGCACACCCCGGACGAGCTCTCCTTCGGCGCCCGCGTCGCCTGGCGCAACGCGGCCCGCTGCATCGGCAGGCTCTACTGGCGCAGCCTCGTGGTGCGCGACCTGCGGGACGTCACGGCGGCCGACGACATCGCCGCCCACTGCTTCGAGCACCTGAGGCTCGCCGGGAACGGCGGCCGGATCCGCCCGGTGATCTCGGTGTTCGCCCCCGACCGGCCGGGCCGTCCCGCGCCGCGGATCGTCAACGACCAGCTGGTCCGCTACGCGGGGCACCGCACCCCCGAGGACCGCTGGATCGGCGACCCGCGCGGCGCCGCGTCGACCGCCCGCGCCCGCGGCCTCGGCTGGAAGCGGGACGAGGACCCTTTCCAGGTGCTCCCGTTGATGGTGGAGGAGCGTCCGGGCGCGCTGCCGGAGTGGTACGAGGTGCCGGAGGGTTCCGTCATGGAGGTGCCGCTCCGGCATCCGGACCACGGGTGGTTCGCGGAGCTGGGGCTGCGCTGGTACGCGGTGCCGGCGATCAGCGACATGACGCTGGAGATCGGCGGGGTCCGCTATCCGGCGGCGCCCTTCAACGGCTGGTACATGGGGACGGAGATAGGCGCCCGCAACCTCGCCGACGCCGAGCGGTACGACCTCCTCCCGGTGGTCGCCGACCGCCTCGGCCTCGACCGCTCCTCGGAGCGGACGCTGTGGCGGGACCGGGCGCTCGTCGAGCTGAACGTGGCGGTGCTGCACTCCTTCCAGCGGGCCGGGGTGACGATGGCGGACCATCACACCGAGTCCGAGCGGTTCCTGCGGCACATCGCCCAGGAGAGCCGGCACGGCAGGCCCGTGCCGGCCGACTGGAGCTGGATCGTCCCACCCGTGTCCGGCTCCACGACTCCGGTCTTCCACCGGTACTACGACCCGGTGGACACGTCGCTGCGGCCCGCCTTCCTCGCCCGGGGGCGGTAA
- a CDS encoding mucoidy inhibitor MuiA family protein — MSTDLPPIALPVTAVTCLEDRAHIERTAVLDLEAGVQRLRLGPVGALAVDRTLHAELTSDHPAAVLDVRIVRDWTPRGPGRPAEEDSALRHREHALEEERLAVEQRRDRLRTRLDVLGRLAGDLLREIGEGAGFGESEGPRWGRELDRVDAERDTYGEELRAAEARLTALGAELADIRRARELSEEEPAELVAHVELTVEAAAAGPVRLRLSHLTPCALWRPAYRAVLDGDSLTLETDAVVWQRTGEDWSDVRLTLSTARSALATEPPRLVEDRLTLKDRTAAERRTIDVELREEEISTLGPAPVVGLPGVDDGGEARVLHSPAPVSVPGDGRAHRVPLSSFTTAARSEYACSPELSPLVTQVVRFDNLSGHALLAGPVDLVRGSGFTGRGTLDFAAPGAAVELAFGSRDDHRVVRYAEESRDTTGLAQRTVVTRTVRLHLSRFSPPGEQGDRLIALRERIPVSEVSAVEVRLRKEACSPAPDTVDDEGIVHWDVALPPGGRRTVTLVYELTATSKVAGL; from the coding sequence ATGTCCACGGACCTTCCGCCGATCGCCCTTCCCGTCACCGCCGTCACCTGCCTGGAGGACCGCGCCCACATCGAGCGCACCGCCGTGCTCGACCTGGAGGCCGGCGTCCAGCGCCTGCGCCTCGGCCCGGTCGGCGCGCTCGCCGTCGACCGCACCCTGCACGCCGAACTGACCTCCGACCATCCGGCCGCCGTGCTCGACGTGCGGATCGTCCGCGACTGGACGCCCCGCGGACCGGGCCGGCCCGCCGAGGAGGACTCCGCCCTCCGCCACCGCGAGCACGCCCTCGAAGAGGAGCGCCTCGCCGTGGAACAGCGCCGCGACCGGCTGCGGACCCGTCTCGACGTGCTCGGCCGGCTCGCCGGCGATCTGCTGCGGGAGATCGGCGAGGGCGCCGGGTTCGGCGAGTCCGAAGGGCCCCGCTGGGGCCGCGAACTGGACCGCGTGGACGCCGAACGCGACACGTACGGCGAGGAACTCCGCGCCGCGGAGGCCCGGTTGACGGCCCTCGGCGCCGAACTGGCCGACATCCGGCGGGCGAGGGAGCTCTCCGAGGAGGAGCCCGCCGAGCTGGTCGCCCATGTCGAGCTGACCGTGGAGGCCGCGGCCGCCGGACCCGTACGGCTGCGGCTGAGCCACCTCACCCCGTGCGCGCTGTGGCGGCCGGCCTACCGGGCCGTGCTCGACGGGGACTCGCTGACCCTGGAGACCGACGCCGTGGTCTGGCAGCGGACCGGCGAGGACTGGTCGGACGTACGGCTGACGCTGTCGACCGCCCGGTCGGCGCTCGCCACCGAGCCACCGCGGCTCGTCGAGGACCGGCTGACGCTCAAGGACCGCACCGCGGCGGAGCGCCGCACGATCGACGTCGAACTGCGCGAGGAGGAGATCTCGACGCTCGGCCCGGCCCCGGTGGTCGGCCTGCCGGGTGTGGACGACGGCGGCGAGGCGCGGGTCCTGCACTCCCCCGCGCCGGTCTCCGTGCCCGGGGACGGCCGGGCCCACCGGGTGCCGCTCTCCTCGTTCACGACGGCCGCGCGCAGCGAGTACGCCTGCTCGCCCGAACTGTCCCCGCTGGTCACCCAGGTGGTGCGCTTCGACAACCTGTCCGGCCACGCGCTGCTCGCCGGGCCCGTGGACCTGGTCCGGGGCAGCGGATTCACCGGCCGCGGCACGCTGGACTTCGCGGCCCCCGGCGCCGCCGTCGAGCTCGCCTTCGGCAGCCGCGACGACCACCGGGTGGTCCGGTACGCCGAGGAGTCCCGCGACACCACCGGCCTCGCCCAGCGGACGGTGGTCACCCGCACGGTCCGGCTGCACCTGTCCCGGTTCTCGCCGCCCGGGGAGCAAGGCGACCGGCTGATCGCCCTCCGGGAGCGGATCCCCGTCTCCGAGGTCTCGGCGGTGGAGGTGCGCCTGCGCAAGGAGGCCTGCTCCCCGGCGCCCGACACGGTCGACGACGAGGGCATCGTCCACTGGGACGTCGCGCTTCCGCCCGGCGGCCGCCGTACGGTCACCCTCGTCTACGAACTGACGGCGACGTCCAAGGTCGCGGGGCTCTGA
- a CDS encoding DUF4139 domain-containing protein, which yields MADGTARRWGSTLDSVVVYAQGALCRRLARGTVPPDGRVRVTGLPRSLDPGSLRARVLGASGARVTEARVEVEAEPGATGAPDALRREVDRLREARAAARARRDRQQGLIAEVGALRPIAPNRKRDDPHRRTPVDAWLELADFVDERLTGLHARLAELDEALLRVEHEFDVACDRLDRASTDAPSAHVETTVCAVLTLDGTTEAEEVELELEYGVPGAVWVPTYRLTHRQGDSGGRLVLRASVAQRTGEDWTGVRVALATADLRRRTDLPALRSIRIGRRQSAPAPSGWREPPSGLADLFSGYEAAGPAPLRGGYAVGGAVAGSAALPVAAPASVPPPPPPPAFTGPPQPGAAYGAAPEFLGGGTPDVARAAAPRPAGRPRAGGGRPGFGSRPPQAAAPQAPVAPGAAAPPPPPAAGPPQPSGAELDYAALVLAGPEEPGARRGRLFPGSSSDAVADEYRRRAEAVAGLPLPKHAVRPRTSAGSFDHRFDAAARADVPSDGTWHTVTVGEIPVVLHTEHICVPSVEQTVYASLAVSNTTRQALLAGPVEVTVDDDYLLTAALPTLAPGAVRRLGLGVAEGIRVTRRTHLKESTAGLRNNVTVLDHRVHVELANRLAGPVTVEVHERVPVSSEPDVRIEERADWTAPEDGIAPEHHAPGTRVWRVELPAGGTAALDGGYEIRIPAGKALVDGNRRS from the coding sequence ATGGCAGACGGAACGGCGCGGAGGTGGGGATCCACCCTCGACTCGGTCGTGGTGTACGCGCAGGGCGCGCTCTGCCGGCGCCTGGCCCGGGGCACCGTGCCGCCGGACGGCCGGGTGCGGGTGACGGGGCTGCCCCGCTCGCTCGACCCGGGTTCGCTGCGGGCCCGGGTCCTGGGCGCCTCCGGGGCGCGGGTCACCGAGGCGCGCGTGGAGGTCGAGGCGGAGCCGGGCGCCACGGGCGCGCCCGACGCGTTGCGGCGCGAGGTGGACCGGCTGCGCGAGGCCCGCGCGGCGGCGCGGGCGCGCCGTGACCGGCAGCAGGGCCTGATCGCCGAGGTCGGTGCCCTGCGGCCCATTGCGCCGAACCGCAAGCGCGACGACCCGCACCGCCGCACCCCGGTCGACGCGTGGCTGGAGCTCGCGGACTTCGTCGACGAACGCCTTACCGGGCTGCACGCCCGGCTCGCCGAGCTCGACGAGGCACTCCTGCGCGTCGAGCACGAGTTCGACGTGGCCTGCGACAGGCTCGACCGCGCCTCCACCGACGCGCCGTCGGCCCATGTCGAGACCACGGTCTGCGCCGTCCTGACCCTCGACGGCACGACGGAGGCGGAGGAAGTGGAACTGGAGCTGGAGTACGGCGTTCCGGGTGCCGTCTGGGTGCCGACGTACCGCCTCACCCACCGTCAGGGCGACAGCGGCGGCCGTCTGGTGCTGCGCGCCTCGGTGGCCCAGCGCACCGGCGAGGACTGGACCGGGGTGCGCGTCGCCCTGGCCACCGCCGATCTGCGGCGCCGCACCGATCTCCCGGCGCTCCGCTCGATCCGGATCGGACGCCGCCAGTCCGCGCCCGCGCCGTCCGGCTGGCGCGAACCGCCGTCGGGGCTCGCCGACCTGTTCAGCGGGTACGAGGCGGCCGGCCCGGCACCTCTCCGGGGCGGTTACGCGGTGGGGGGCGCCGTGGCCGGCTCGGCGGCCCTTCCCGTGGCGGCGCCCGCTTCCGTACCGCCCCCGCCCCCGCCCCCGGCGTTCACCGGGCCGCCGCAGCCCGGTGCCGCGTACGGCGCCGCCCCGGAGTTCCTCGGGGGCGGGACGCCGGACGTCGCACGGGCCGCGGCGCCGCGACCGGCCGGCCGGCCGCGCGCCGGTGGTGGCAGGCCCGGCTTCGGGTCACGCCCGCCGCAGGCCGCCGCGCCCCAGGCTCCCGTGGCTCCGGGCGCGGCGGCGCCACCGCCGCCACCGGCGGCGGGCCCGCCGCAGCCGAGCGGTGCCGAACTCGACTACGCCGCCCTCGTGCTGGCCGGGCCCGAGGAGCCGGGCGCCCGTCGGGGCCGGCTGTTCCCCGGCTCCTCCTCCGACGCGGTGGCCGACGAGTACCGGCGCCGCGCCGAGGCGGTGGCGGGGCTGCCGCTGCCCAAGCACGCGGTGCGCCCCCGCACGTCGGCGGGTTCCTTCGACCACCGCTTCGACGCCGCCGCCCGTGCCGACGTGCCCTCGGACGGCACCTGGCACACCGTCACCGTCGGCGAGATCCCGGTCGTCCTGCACACCGAGCACATCTGCGTGCCGTCCGTGGAGCAGACCGTGTACGCCTCCCTCGCGGTCTCCAACACCACCCGTCAGGCGCTGCTCGCCGGCCCGGTGGAGGTCACCGTCGACGACGACTACCTGCTGACCGCCGCCCTGCCCACGCTCGCGCCCGGCGCGGTCCGCCGCCTCGGACTCGGGGTCGCCGAGGGCATCCGTGTCACCCGCCGCACGCACCTCAAGGAGTCGACGGCGGGCCTGCGGAACAACGTCACCGTGCTCGACCACCGCGTCCACGTCGAGCTGGCCAACCGGCTCGCGGGGCCCGTCACCGTCGAGGTCCACGAGCGGGTGCCGGTCTCCTCCGAGCCGGACGTCCGCATCGAGGAGCGCGCCGACTGGACGGCACCCGAGGACGGCATCGCGCCGGAGCACCACGCCCCGGGCACCCGCGTCTGGCGGGTGGAACTGCCCGCCGGCGGCACCGCCGCGCTCGACGGCGGCTACGAGATCCGCATCCCGGCCGGCAAGGCCCTGGTCGACGGCAACCGCAGGAGCTGA
- a CDS encoding alpha-N-acetylglucosaminidase: protein MGSRLIRRCRNTFLVTVLAVVTAAAPGVPAPSGAAAAPAFDPRPARAALERLLDSRAAQFTLVPVEEADTGDYFSVSGEAGAIRVRGTSPATLLTGVGWYLERVAGVDIGWPGDSVGRLPDTLPAVSGTITRSAAVPHRYALNDTDEGYSGAYRDFASYRRDIDLMALHGVNEVFVPTGAEYPYYRALQGFGYDAAELRAWIPGPAHQAWWLLQNMSGFGGPVSERLIEARATLGGRIAGHLRALGMTPVLPGFFGTVPPDFAARNPGAVTVPQGKWVGFARPDWLDPTGPVFGELAAAYYRVQRHRFGDSDTFKMDLLHEGGTPGPVDVTRAAEAVQGALDAAHPGATWVMLGWQNNPSARLLDGVDRSRVLIVDGLSDRYEGLDREKQWGGAPYAFGAIANFGGHTSLGANTGVWTDRFHTWLTRPDSALRGIAWLPEGTGGNPAAFDLFTELAWEPGPVDRRAWFAGYAARRYGGADPHAAAAWEQLRLGPYSGASGTWSEPQDSLFTARPSLTAAKAARWSPSAMRYDARTVERALSELLKVAPALRTSDAYRYDVVDVARQALTNRGRVLLPRIKAAYEAKDLEGFRELVREWNADEELLGRLVASDRRFLLGPWLADARSWGADAEERDRLEYDARSILTTWADRGPSETGGLHDYANREWAGLVRDVYAPRWAAYFAGLDTALVQDTAPVAVDWFAREDAWAHGHQAYPTAPSGDPVALAGEVEAALALS from the coding sequence ATGGGCAGCCGCCTGATCCGTCGTTGCCGCAACACCTTCCTCGTCACGGTGCTCGCCGTCGTGACCGCCGCCGCGCCCGGCGTGCCGGCCCCGTCGGGTGCCGCCGCCGCGCCCGCCTTCGACCCCAGGCCCGCCCGGGCGGCCCTGGAGCGCCTGCTCGACTCGAGGGCCGCCCAGTTCACCCTGGTCCCCGTCGAGGAAGCGGACACCGGGGACTACTTCTCGGTCTCCGGCGAGGCGGGCGCGATCCGGGTGCGGGGCACCTCGCCGGCCACGCTGCTCACCGGGGTGGGCTGGTACCTGGAGCGGGTCGCGGGGGTCGACATCGGCTGGCCGGGCGACAGCGTCGGCCGACTGCCGGACACGCTCCCCGCCGTCTCCGGCACGATCACCCGGTCGGCGGCCGTGCCCCACCGCTACGCCCTGAACGACACCGACGAGGGCTACTCCGGCGCGTACCGCGACTTCGCCTCGTACCGGCGCGACATCGACCTGATGGCGCTGCACGGCGTGAACGAGGTCTTCGTGCCGACCGGGGCCGAGTACCCGTACTACCGGGCGCTCCAGGGGTTCGGCTACGACGCGGCGGAGCTGCGTGCCTGGATCCCCGGTCCCGCGCATCAGGCCTGGTGGCTGCTGCAGAACATGTCGGGCTTCGGGGGGCCGGTGTCCGAGCGGCTGATCGAGGCCCGGGCGACGCTGGGCGGCCGGATCGCGGGGCACCTGCGCGCCTTGGGGATGACTCCCGTGCTGCCGGGCTTCTTCGGCACGGTGCCGCCGGACTTCGCCGCCCGGAACCCGGGCGCGGTCACCGTCCCGCAGGGCAAGTGGGTCGGGTTCGCCCGGCCCGACTGGCTGGATCCGACCGGGCCCGTCTTCGGTGAGCTGGCGGCCGCCTACTACCGGGTGCAGCGGCACCGGTTCGGTGACAGCGACACGTTCAAGATGGACCTGCTGCACGAGGGCGGCACCCCCGGTCCCGTCGACGTCACGCGGGCGGCGGAGGCCGTCCAGGGGGCCCTGGACGCGGCGCACCCCGGTGCCACCTGGGTCATGCTCGGCTGGCAGAACAACCCTTCCGCGAGGCTCCTGGACGGTGTGGACCGGAGCCGGGTGCTGATCGTCGACGGCCTCTCCGACCGGTACGAGGGGCTGGACCGCGAGAAGCAGTGGGGCGGTGCGCCGTACGCCTTCGGTGCGATCGCCAATTTCGGCGGCCACACCAGCCTGGGCGCCAACACCGGTGTGTGGACGGACCGTTTCCACACCTGGCTGACCAGGCCCGACAGCGCGCTGCGCGGCATCGCCTGGCTTCCGGAGGGCACCGGCGGGAACCCCGCCGCGTTCGACCTGTTCACCGAACTCGCCTGGGAGCCGGGCCCGGTCGACCGGCGCGCCTGGTTCGCCGGGTACGCGGCCCGGCGCTACGGCGGTGCCGACCCGCACGCGGCCGCCGCGTGGGAGCAGCTGCGCCTCGGCCCGTACAGCGGGGCCTCCGGTACGTGGAGCGAGCCGCAGGACAGCCTCTTCACGGCACGGCCGAGCCTGACGGCGGCGAAGGCGGCGCGCTGGAGCCCGAGCGCCATGCGGTACGACGCCCGCACGGTGGAGCGTGCCCTGTCGGAGCTGCTCAAGGTGGCCCCGGCGCTGCGGACCTCGGACGCGTACCGCTACGACGTGGTGGACGTGGCGCGCCAGGCGCTCACCAACCGGGGCCGGGTCCTGCTGCCGCGGATCAAGGCGGCGTACGAGGCGAAGGATCTGGAGGGCTTCCGGGAGCTGGTGCGCGAGTGGAACGCCGACGAGGAACTGCTCGGGCGGCTCGTCGCCTCCGACCGTCGTTTCCTGCTCGGTCCGTGGCTCGCCGACGCCCGCTCCTGGGGCGCCGACGCGGAGGAGCGCGACCGGCTCGAGTACGACGCCCGCTCGATCCTCACCACCTGGGCCGACCGGGGGCCGAGCGAGACCGGCGGCCTGCACGACTACGCCAACCGTGAGTGGGCCGGTCTCGTCCGGGACGTGTACGCGCCGCGCTGGGCCGCGTACTTCGCGGGGCTCGACACGGCGCTCGTCCAAGACACGGCGCCGGTCGCCGTCGACTGGTTCGCCCGGGAGGACGCCTGGGCCCACGGCCACCAGGCCTACCCGACGGCCCCGTCCGGTGACCCGGTCGCCCTGGCGGGCGAGGTCGAAGCGGCTCTGGCGCTGTCGTAG